In one Fibrobacter sp. UWB5 genomic region, the following are encoded:
- a CDS encoding ATP-dependent 6-phosphofructokinase, translating to MTQEDILNNPEKYDLSIETVGKGTLKSPMKGVPFVSESDRVSLTADIGRIQKFCESGKAIPSLEAAGPRETIFHDPAWTRAGIVTCGGLCPGLNNVIKGLVQVLWFDYGVRNIFGIPYGYRGLNPAYGYSPMILNPDVVDAIQEDGGTILGSSRGNQDAKVMVDTLMRLNINVLFCIGGDGTLRGAHDIAEEVKKRHQPISVIGIPKTIDNDLNLIDRTFGFETAVLSATDVITSAHNEANGAFNGLGLVKLMGRDSGFIAAYAALATTVVNICLVPEVPFTLDGLFKALESRYSSGKTHAVIVVAEGAGQELFKDQPERKDASGNILKNDIGEFLTRKIKEHFDKVGKEVNIKYFDPSYMVRSIPAQGTDAIFCFQLAEAAVHAGMAGKTDMVVGSMNNAFSHVPIEYAVSERKKINPNGALWHAVLGITRQQDYFSGKGKGK from the coding sequence ATGACTCAAGAAGACATTCTAAACAATCCGGAAAAGTACGACCTTTCCATCGAAACCGTTGGCAAGGGGACTTTGAAATCGCCCATGAAGGGTGTTCCGTTTGTTTCGGAATCTGACCGAGTAAGCCTTACGGCTGACATTGGCCGAATCCAGAAATTCTGCGAAAGCGGAAAGGCGATTCCGTCGCTCGAAGCGGCCGGCCCTCGCGAAACGATTTTCCACGACCCCGCCTGGACACGCGCAGGCATCGTGACCTGTGGCGGACTCTGCCCCGGTCTTAACAACGTGATCAAGGGTCTTGTTCAGGTGCTGTGGTTCGACTACGGCGTGCGCAACATTTTCGGTATTCCGTACGGCTACCGCGGTTTGAACCCGGCCTACGGTTATTCCCCGATGATCCTGAATCCCGACGTGGTGGACGCCATCCAGGAAGACGGCGGCACCATTCTCGGAAGCTCCCGCGGAAACCAGGACGCCAAGGTGATGGTCGATACCCTGATGCGCCTGAACATTAACGTGCTGTTCTGCATTGGCGGTGACGGTACGCTCCGCGGCGCCCACGACATTGCCGAAGAAGTCAAGAAGCGCCACCAGCCCATTTCGGTGATCGGCATTCCGAAGACTATCGACAACGACTTGAATTTGATCGACCGCACCTTCGGTTTCGAAACCGCAGTGCTCAGCGCTACCGACGTGATTACCAGCGCCCACAACGAAGCCAACGGTGCCTTTAACGGCCTTGGACTCGTGAAGCTCATGGGCCGCGACTCCGGTTTTATTGCCGCTTACGCAGCGCTCGCTACGACGGTCGTGAACATTTGCTTGGTACCCGAGGTACCCTTTACGCTCGACGGACTCTTCAAGGCTCTCGAAAGCCGCTACAGCAGCGGCAAGACGCATGCCGTGATCGTTGTCGCTGAAGGCGCTGGCCAGGAACTCTTCAAGGACCAGCCCGAACGCAAGGACGCCAGCGGAAACATCTTGAAAAACGATATTGGTGAATTCCTGACAAGAAAGATCAAGGAACATTTCGACAAGGTCGGCAAGGAAGTGAATATCAAGTACTTTGACCCGAGCTACATGGTCCGTAGCATTCCGGCCCAAGGTACCGACGCCATTTTCTGCTTCCAGCTCGCCGAAGCTGCCGTACACGCCGGCATGGCCGGCAAGACCGACATGGTCGTCGGCAGCATGAACAATGCATTCTCGCACGTTCCTATCGAATACGCTGTCAGCGAACGCAAGAAGATCAACCCGAATGGTGCGCTGTGGCACGCCGTTCTCGGCATCACGCGCCAGCAGGACTACTTCTCCGGTAAGGGGAAGGGGAAGTAA
- a CDS encoding sensor histidine kinase KdpD, translated as MRQVKAKVAAALTYLKKHQAIIMERLVFISIFLVIAIPLTILFVKTYEQSTALEEKKVEERIDSAYESLRLRLSSDFNLENSRSYKDYGILNSITVIGGNSRLFSEFFSFPDSSGPYCDFDSLYRQCRKGLLGHFQISHSGELLTPFYPDTSTGIGKSMWDNFSFDDQEQRKKTRDLIQYLLIKLDIRNGLPKRTVQTVDSTEAIDQLYDEIPDLQIPTRVELTSEEEALTYMAETAKNDTTLTPDIPVFTGSNTNVNISDLKIRMTSDYIVFFRTIYIGMLPIVQGFVVDKNIYLNYMTQEEQIAYAKLPYAIELVYEDNVLLTIGKKNAEYELRTKRPLPPPYDKILFKMYSSEISGSADLTILFSGLILLIVIAVCLITIYRFTQSKVALAAKRQDFVSAITHELKTPLTAIKMYAELLQNSWVASEEKKQRYYGQIASEADRLSRLIQNVLNLSKLDGNRWNVQLRKERPKAVLDDFVATYSKNIEKQGFELTVSTDTDADNVALLIDRDAVMQILMNLVDNSLKFSKNASYKMISIELRVNNGDMYLAVRDYGPGIPASEMKKVFQEFYRVENEMTRSTSGTGIGLSMVKKLCTLTNMKIEIENAGPGLRTKIHFPPLDI; from the coding sequence ATGCGACAAGTAAAAGCTAAAGTAGCTGCGGCTCTAACGTATCTCAAGAAACACCAGGCAATCATCATGGAACGCCTGGTGTTTATTTCCATTTTCTTGGTCATCGCAATTCCTCTGACCATCTTGTTCGTCAAGACTTACGAGCAGTCCACGGCGCTCGAAGAAAAGAAAGTCGAGGAACGCATTGACTCTGCCTACGAGAGCCTTAGACTCAGACTGTCCTCGGACTTCAACCTGGAAAACAGCCGTTCCTACAAGGACTACGGCATCCTGAACTCGATTACCGTGATTGGCGGCAACAGCCGACTCTTCTCGGAATTCTTCTCGTTCCCGGATTCCAGTGGCCCGTACTGCGACTTCGACTCCCTGTACCGCCAGTGCCGCAAGGGTTTGCTCGGGCATTTCCAGATTTCGCATAGCGGTGAACTCCTGACGCCCTTCTACCCCGACACCAGCACCGGTATCGGCAAGTCCATGTGGGACAACTTCTCCTTCGACGACCAGGAACAACGTAAGAAGACGCGCGACCTGATCCAGTACTTGCTCATAAAGCTCGACATTCGAAACGGGCTCCCGAAGCGCACCGTGCAGACGGTTGACTCCACCGAAGCCATCGACCAACTTTACGACGAGATTCCGGACTTGCAGATTCCCACCCGCGTGGAACTCACCTCCGAAGAAGAAGCCCTGACTTACATGGCCGAAACCGCCAAGAACGATACGACCCTCACGCCGGACATTCCCGTATTTACCGGTAGCAACACGAACGTCAACATTAGCGACTTGAAGATCCGCATGACGTCGGACTACATCGTGTTCTTCCGTACGATTTACATCGGCATGCTCCCGATTGTGCAGGGCTTTGTCGTCGACAAGAACATCTACCTGAACTACATGACTCAGGAAGAACAGATTGCGTATGCCAAGTTGCCTTACGCCATCGAGCTTGTTTACGAAGACAACGTGCTCTTGACCATCGGCAAGAAGAACGCCGAATACGAACTGAGGACCAAGCGCCCGCTGCCGCCGCCCTACGACAAGATTCTGTTCAAGATGTACTCCAGCGAAATCAGCGGATCTGCAGACTTGACCATTCTGTTTAGCGGACTGATTCTTTTGATCGTGATTGCGGTGTGCCTGATTACCATTTACCGCTTTACGCAAAGCAAGGTGGCGCTTGCCGCCAAGCGTCAGGACTTTGTGTCGGCCATTACGCACGAACTCAAGACTCCGCTGACCGCTATCAAGATGTATGCCGAACTGTTGCAGAATTCCTGGGTAGCAAGCGAAGAAAAGAAGCAACGCTATTACGGCCAGATCGCAAGCGAAGCCGACAGACTTTCGCGCCTGATTCAGAATGTGCTTAATTTGTCTAAACTCGATGGCAACCGCTGGAACGTGCAACTGCGCAAGGAACGCCCGAAGGCCGTGCTTGACGACTTTGTGGCGACCTACAGCAAGAACATCGAAAAGCAAGGGTTCGAGCTTACGGTTTCGACCGATACGGATGCCGACAACGTGGCACTCCTGATTGACCGCGACGCCGTGATGCAGATTCTGATGAACCTGGTGGACAACTCGCTGAAGTTCTCGAAGAACGCAAGCTACAAGATGATCAGCATCGAGCTGCGCGTGAACAACGGCGACATGTACCTTGCCGTACGCGACTACGGCCCGGGCATTCCGGCTTCTGAAATGAAGAAGGTGTTCCAGGAATTCTACCGCGTGGAAAACGAAATGACGCGTTCTACAAGCGGAACGGGTATCGGTCTTTCGATGGTGAAGAAACTTTGTACGCTCACCAACATGAAGATCGAAATCGAAAATGCGGGTCCTGGTCTCAGAACCAAGATTCACTTCCCGCCGCTCGACATTTAA
- a CDS encoding response regulator transcription factor — translation MTTENTSTTKILIIEDEIAIAEGLIDLCKLNGYNVKHCADGESGLAEALTKQYNLVLLDLMLPGMDGFTVCDKIREQDKSLPIIILSAKNADDDIINGLKYGADDYIPKPFSVPMLLARIDAVLRRSRQTMENEGKLVAGSLRVNFREYTGTRGTEELAFTRKEIEILEYLWRNRDHAVPRSELLRKVWGYENADSVDTRTVDIHITKLRKKIEDDPSHPKLLVTFRGEGYQMRSAPECDK, via the coding sequence ATGACGACTGAAAACACAAGCACGACCAAGATTCTTATCATCGAAGACGAAATCGCCATTGCCGAAGGCCTGATCGACCTTTGCAAGCTGAATGGCTACAACGTTAAGCATTGCGCCGACGGCGAAAGCGGCCTTGCCGAAGCCCTCACCAAGCAGTACAACCTGGTTCTCCTGGACTTGATGCTCCCTGGCATGGACGGCTTTACCGTCTGTGACAAAATCCGCGAACAGGACAAGAGCCTCCCGATTATCATCCTTTCTGCAAAGAATGCCGATGACGATATCATCAACGGCCTCAAGTACGGTGCAGACGACTACATTCCGAAGCCGTTCTCCGTTCCGATGCTTTTGGCCCGTATTGACGCCGTGCTCCGTCGCAGCCGTCAGACCATGGAAAACGAAGGCAAGCTCGTCGCCGGCAGCCTGCGCGTGAACTTCCGCGAATACACCGGCACCCGCGGTACCGAAGAACTCGCCTTCACCCGTAAGGAAATCGAAATCCTCGAATACCTGTGGCGCAACCGTGACCACGCCGTTCCGCGTTCCGAACTGCTCCGCAAGGTCTGGGGTTACGAAAACGCTGATTCTGTGGACACCCGCACCGTGGATATCCACATTACCAAGCTCCGCAAGAAAATCGAAGACGATCCTTCGCATCCGAAACTCTTGGTCACCTTCCGTGGAGAAGGCTACCAGATGCGTTCTGCACCTGAATGCGACAAGTAA
- a CDS encoding PEGA domain-containing protein has product MKKLYIFALLVAFLFTAAVADDDPPPRGKAATITIITNPPNSDVFLGGEPLGKSPIENASVKSGRQTLVVIDQGYELVNQRVNIWPGNDKRNVFDFGTKIPKGAIKVTTIPGKCLIYIDGDNADKTDGAALTINNLDAGDHVIRAECSNRKSAEALVTVKGEETVEVTLDASGKKKK; this is encoded by the coding sequence ATGAAAAAGCTTTACATTTTTGCGCTTTTGGTCGCATTCCTCTTTACCGCCGCCGTCGCTGACGACGATCCACCTCCGCGCGGTAAGGCCGCTACCATCACCATCATCACCAACCCGCCTAACAGCGACGTGTTCCTCGGTGGCGAACCTCTCGGCAAGAGCCCGATCGAAAACGCCAGCGTCAAGTCTGGCCGCCAGACCCTCGTGGTGATCGACCAGGGTTACGAACTGGTGAACCAGCGCGTGAACATTTGGCCGGGTAACGACAAGCGTAACGTGTTCGACTTCGGCACCAAGATTCCTAAGGGTGCTATCAAGGTGACCACCATTCCGGGCAAGTGCCTCATCTACATCGACGGCGACAATGCCGACAAGACCGACGGTGCCGCACTCACCATCAACAACCTCGATGCCGGTGACCACGTGATTCGCGCCGAATGCTCCAACCGCAAGTCTGCCGAAGCTCTCGTGACCGTGAAGGGTGAAGAAACTGTCGAAGTGACCCTTGACGCTTCCGGCAAGAAGAAGAAGTAA